From one Microlunatus sp. Gsoil 973 genomic stretch:
- a CDS encoding A24 family peptidase, with the protein MAANQGLLVAPALVVVVGVAVGLGGPALLRRLPEPVPPADADDDTRSDYLTKISYRSLATGRFGLITGLVAAALTAVAVLTQPPGYWAVWAVVGTIGVLLAAVDAITTWLPSPAMRLGWVAGAVAVLACLAADPDRIAMAIRIGGSVLIAGGGYLLLWMITRGRAIAFGDVRLMPLIGAVAGTMGWAGLYWSLLLGSLIGAVIGVVWLTTGRRGPFPYGPALVSGPYAAAVLISVLQ; encoded by the coding sequence ATGGCCGCCAACCAGGGTCTGCTCGTCGCGCCGGCGCTGGTCGTCGTTGTCGGAGTCGCGGTGGGCCTCGGAGGCCCCGCCCTGCTGCGCCGGCTGCCCGAACCCGTTCCACCGGCCGACGCCGACGACGACACCCGGTCGGACTACCTGACCAAGATCAGCTACCGGTCGCTGGCCACCGGCCGGTTCGGACTGATCACCGGCCTGGTCGCCGCAGCGCTGACCGCCGTTGCTGTACTCACCCAGCCACCTGGCTACTGGGCGGTGTGGGCGGTTGTCGGCACCATCGGAGTACTACTCGCCGCGGTCGACGCCATCACGACCTGGCTCCCGTCGCCGGCGATGCGGTTGGGCTGGGTCGCCGGAGCGGTGGCCGTGCTCGCCTGCCTCGCGGCAGACCCGGACCGGATCGCGATGGCGATCAGGATCGGCGGCAGCGTGCTGATCGCAGGAGGCGGTTACCTGCTGCTCTGGATGATCACCCGCGGCCGGGCGATCGCCTTCGGGGACGTGAGGTTGATGCCGCTGATCGGCGCCGTCGCCGGCACCATGGGCTGGGCGGGCCTCTACTGGTCGCTGCTGTTGGGCAGCCTGATCGGGGCGGTGATCGGAGTCGTCTGGTTGACCACCGGTCGACGTGGCCCGTTCCCTTACGGTCCGGCGTTGGTCTCCGGACCGTACGCTGCCGCCGTCCTGATCAGCGTGCTGCAGTGA
- a CDS encoding pilus assembly protein CpaE has translation MISRELAVRLRPLLDWTPQNADRFFIPREEIVDAVFMVSDMVVELIRAQGESNFHFNGTTEWALDSIESDIAVWLPSEHQLRDALGAAFLSLDRVGDGFVVSVTGPDGAHHTPAMSDASDAYALALLHVLGGDDSVPSGTDQVITAAR, from the coding sequence GTGATCTCCCGTGAGCTCGCCGTACGCCTTCGGCCTCTGTTGGACTGGACTCCGCAGAACGCCGACCGATTCTTCATCCCGCGGGAGGAGATCGTCGACGCTGTTTTCATGGTCAGCGACATGGTGGTCGAACTGATCCGGGCGCAGGGGGAGTCGAACTTCCATTTCAACGGCACCACCGAGTGGGCACTTGACTCCATCGAGTCCGACATCGCGGTGTGGCTCCCGTCGGAGCACCAGCTGCGGGACGCTCTGGGTGCGGCCTTCCTGTCATTGGACCGCGTCGGCGACGGCTTCGTGGTCAGTGTCACCGGTCCGGACGGCGCTCATCACACGCCGGCGATGTCCGACGCCTCGGACGCGTACGCGCTGGCACTGCTGCACGTCCTCGGCGGTGACGATTCGGTGCCGTCGGGAACCGATCAGGTGATCACTGCAGCACGCTGA
- a CDS encoding DUF2510 domain-containing protein, with the protein MTVPRPGWYPDPSSRGETFRWWDGSEWTDRTRTKLPSRNNRPNNRLIVLLLGFSLVVGGGVVGLFGWRTFSDTRQTDRQQASGAASPTPRHTARTTGRSPGQPDGQLDETTREATLAGARMILPGAPYELVTDPVTVPHVFDAMFVANAPVHARFNGSDTWAATVGLGHIPADAWSRDDLPGFARKVLYGFSEQFFGYHPSSVERLDYGAATVSGRPCAKITANVVYRAKKPAGRHDRLVIIGCPAADGSVIAAISSVPDDARPLLSRLASKSLASLTLS; encoded by the coding sequence GTGACTGTCCCGCGTCCCGGCTGGTACCCGGATCCGTCGAGCCGCGGCGAAACCTTCCGCTGGTGGGACGGCTCGGAGTGGACCGACCGGACGCGTACCAAGCTCCCGTCCCGCAACAACCGGCCGAACAATCGGCTGATCGTTCTGCTCCTCGGATTCAGCCTGGTGGTCGGCGGCGGTGTCGTCGGTCTGTTCGGTTGGCGGACCTTCTCCGACACCCGGCAGACCGACCGGCAGCAGGCTTCAGGAGCGGCCAGCCCGACGCCCCGGCACACCGCGCGGACCACCGGCCGCTCCCCCGGGCAACCGGACGGACAGCTGGACGAGACCACCCGGGAGGCGACTCTCGCCGGCGCCCGGATGATCCTCCCCGGTGCTCCGTACGAGCTGGTGACCGATCCGGTGACCGTGCCGCACGTCTTCGATGCCATGTTCGTCGCCAATGCGCCGGTCCACGCCCGCTTCAACGGATCGGACACTTGGGCCGCGACCGTCGGGCTCGGACACATCCCGGCCGACGCGTGGTCAAGGGATGATCTCCCGGGGTTCGCCCGCAAGGTCCTCTACGGATTCTCCGAACAGTTCTTCGGCTACCACCCGAGCTCGGTCGAACGGCTCGACTACGGGGCGGCGACGGTGAGCGGACGTCCCTGCGCCAAGATCACCGCCAACGTCGTCTACCGGGCCAAGAAGCCGGCCGGTCGCCACGACCGCTTGGTGATCATCGGTTGTCCGGCCGCGGACGGTTCGGTCATCGCGGCAATCAGTTCGGTTCCCGACGACGCGCGGCCGCTGCTGTCCCGGCTGGCCTCGAAATCCCTGGCGTCGCTGACGCTCTCCTGA
- the trpD gene encoding anthranilate phosphoribosyltransferase, whose amino-acid sequence MVVPPGPTWPGVLSSLVAGNDLDAETATWAMSRILAGEASDVQIAGFAVALRSKGESVSELSGLAAAMLEVARPIEAPNPSVDIVGSGGDRTNTVNISTMAAVVAASAGARVVKHGNRAASSACGSADVLEALGVRLDLSPEDQQRVIERIGIGFLFAPHYHGSLRNTASARSQLGIATTFNFLGPLTNPGRPNAHAVGVADERMAELSARVLAERGDQGLVFHGTDGLDELTTTTTSTVFVFDGDKIDRTLLDPQELGIAPASVSELVGGGPADNAAIARRVFSGETGPVRDIVLLNAAAALAAFDGPGPADSLRETLAARLERAAEAIDTGATAELLDRWIAATA is encoded by the coding sequence ATGGTCGTCCCGCCCGGTCCGACCTGGCCCGGGGTGTTGTCCTCGCTGGTCGCCGGAAATGATCTTGACGCCGAGACCGCGACCTGGGCGATGAGTCGGATCCTTGCCGGCGAGGCAAGCGACGTGCAGATCGCCGGCTTTGCGGTCGCGCTGCGCAGCAAGGGCGAGTCGGTTTCGGAGCTCAGCGGCCTGGCGGCCGCGATGCTCGAGGTCGCGAGGCCGATCGAGGCGCCCAACCCGTCGGTCGACATCGTCGGCTCGGGTGGAGATCGGACCAACACAGTCAATATCTCGACCATGGCGGCTGTGGTTGCGGCATCCGCAGGTGCCCGGGTGGTCAAGCACGGCAACCGGGCGGCCTCATCGGCCTGCGGGTCTGCCGACGTACTGGAGGCGCTCGGCGTACGGCTTGATCTGTCGCCGGAGGACCAGCAGCGGGTGATCGAGCGGATCGGGATCGGCTTCCTTTTCGCGCCCCACTACCACGGATCGCTGCGCAACACGGCGAGCGCCCGGAGTCAGCTGGGCATCGCGACGACCTTCAACTTCCTCGGCCCGCTGACCAATCCCGGTCGCCCGAACGCTCACGCCGTCGGTGTCGCAGACGAACGGATGGCGGAACTGAGCGCTCGGGTGCTGGCCGAGCGCGGTGATCAAGGTCTGGTGTTCCACGGCACCGACGGACTGGACGAGTTGACGACGACGACGACGTCGACGGTCTTCGTGTTCGACGGTGACAAGATCGACCGCACGCTGCTCGATCCACAGGAACTCGGCATCGCCCCGGCGAGCGTCTCGGAGCTGGTGGGCGGCGGTCCAGCGGACAATGCCGCGATCGCCCGCCGGGTGTTCTCGGGTGAGACCGGTCCGGTCCGCGACATCGTGCTGCTCAACGCGGCCGCGGCGCTGGCGGCTTTCGACGGTCCGGGCCCGGCGGACTCTCTTCGAGAGACCCTTGCCGCGCGGCTGGAGCGCGCGGCCGAGGCGATCGACACCGGCGCCACGGCGGAACTGCTCGATCGGTGGATCGCCGCGACGGCCTGA